The uncultured Cohaesibacter sp. region GGTCCAGCATGACCGAGCGAATGATGCAGCCTGCGCGCCAGCCGCGCGCGACGGCTGCCAGATCCGCGTTCCAGCCGTTGGCATCAGACGCCGCAGCAATCAGCTCAAGCCCCTGAATATAGCAGGCGAGCATGGCCGCAGGCAGCGCCGCGCCAATCTCTTCAGCCAGCGCTTCACCATTGATGCCCGCGCTCGGAGAGAGGCGTTTTTCCAGCGCCAGACGCTCCCGACCGGAAAGAGCCCGCGCCAGAAAGGCCGCAGCAATTGTCGGAATGGCAACACCATATTCAAGTCCGGCTTCCGTCGTCCAGCGCCCGGTGCCCTTGTGCCCTGCCGCATCCTTGATGACTTCGAGAATGGGGCGAGCCGTCTCAGGATCGATCGTGCCTGCAATGGCTGCTGAAATTTCCAATAGATAGGAGGCTGCCGGACCGCGATTCCAACTGGAAAAGAGGGAGGAGATTTGTCCGTGGTCGCGTCCGGCAGGCCCAGACAACAGCAAATAAGCCTCTGCGATGAGCTGCATCTGGGCATATTCAATGCCATTGTGAACTGTTTTAACGAAATGTCCGGCCCCGCCTGCGCCATGGGCAGCATAGCATGCCCCGCCATCCGGTGCCTTGGCGGCAATGGCCGAGAAAAGATCATCGACATGAGCCAGCGCCGCACTGTCACCACCGGCCATCAGAGCAGGCCCGAAGCGCGCGCCGGTCTCTCCGCCAGAGACCCCTAGACCCACGAAAACAAGATTCTGGTCTTCGAGCAACGCGGCACGACGCTCCGTATCCCGATAAAAGGAGTTGCCCCCATCCATCACGATATCCCCTGCCGCAAGCAGGGGAGCAAGGCGGACGATCATCTCGTCCACCGGATCTCCGGCCTTAATCATCATCAGGATGCGGGCCGGTTTATTCAAAGAAGCCACAAGGCCTTCAAGGCTATCGTGCAATCCGACGCTCGCACCCAGTGCCTCACGAGCCCCTTCCAATACCTCGGGAAAGGCATCGTAAGCGGCAACGCTGAACCCGTGGTCGACAAAGTTGAGCGCCAGATTGCGCCCCATGACCCCGAGTCCGATAATGGCAATGTCTGCGAGTGTGCGGGTTTGCATCGAATTTCACCTTTATTTGCTGTTTACGCCATGCAGGGCTGCCAGAGCGCGAACCCCGGCGAGCGTTGCATCCTTGGAGGAAATGTGTCGGCTGGACAAACCCAGGTGGGACAGCGCATGGCTGTAGGGTTTTGCGAGCCGGTCGGCACAAACAAGCAGAATTTCTCTGCCTTCGCATTCATAAATGTCACGCATTGCCCTGATTTCCGCACCAATCAACATGCCGGAGAGGAAACTTGCGGTCTGGGATTGTTCCAGATCGCCATAAAGCACACGTGCACGCGCCTTGAAGAGATGATTGAGCAGACCGCCCTCACCTTCCACCTGACCGAGGCCTTTTTCAAAGCCATCTGAATCAAAATCCGCTGACGGATCTGCCATCAGGCCGAGGATCGAGTGCTTGCTCATCACCTCGTAGACTTCACCTGTCATGGACGTATGGAAGCGGGTAAAGACGCCCTCCTGCATTTCGCACCATTTGCTATGGGTGCCCGGCAGGCAGACAAGGCCACTTTGGCGACCAAGACTTGCCATGGCGCCGAAAATCTGCACCTCTTCACCGCGAATGACATCGGCATCCTGCGGTTGTCCGGACTGACGCACGCCGGGAATAATGTAGGTGTCGGCCATATCGGCCACCGGCACGATATCACGTACCAGCTCTTCCCCGCGCATAGGCAACGGTGGTTGCGGGGCCTGCTGCCAGCCTTGCGGCGCACCAACCATGCCAGCCAGATAAACCGGAATGGTCTCTTCGCTGTCTGCCCGCCAGCCATCCAGCTGGCTCTTGGCGTAGGCGGCGAATTCACTGCGCTGCAGCGCCCGCATTCCCTTGCCTTCGGTGATCTCGGACAGGATGGTGCCGGTTTCCGCTTCCAGAAGCCACGCCCTGAAGGAGGTCGTGCCCCAATCAACAATGATCAGCTTCTTGGTCATTGCATGCCCTTCCACTTGCCAACCAGAGCGCGGGCAGAGCTTCTGACCTCTTCGTCAGACCGGCCCACTTTCCAGAGATCCGAACCGATACCGAACCCGACAGCGCCTGCGGAGACATACTCTTCAAATTCGGCAGGGCCAACCCCGCCCACCGCCAGCACCCGCATCTGAGGTGGCAGCACGACCTTGACGTCCTTGATATATTGCCCACCCAAACGGGCTGCGGGGAAGAACTTCAACACCGTGGCACCCGAGCGCGTCGCCAACAACGCTTCCGTTGGTGTCAGGCAACCAATACAGGACGGCATGCCCAGTTCGTTGGCCTTCTTGATGACATCCGGATCGGTGTTGGGCGTAACAATAAAGCGCGCGCCCGCGTCATAAACTGCCTGGACATCTTCAGGGCTCAGCACAGTCCCCGCTCCGATCATAATGCCCTCGGGGGCGGCTTCAACCATCTCCCGGATTGCATCGGTCGCATCTGCAGAGGTCAAGGGCACTTCGATGAGGGTGAAACCTTCCTCCACGAGGATGGTTAGGAGGGTTTTGGCCCGCTCAGCAGGAACACCGCGCAAGATGGCCACAAGCGGCATCTTGGCAAAGGCGGTTTCGAACTGTTCGCTGAATGCGCTTACCATTCTGCAACACTCCCGTCTTCGTGACGCCAGATCGGGTTGTGCCAGTTGTGCCCTTCCTTGGAGCGTTCAATGACGAAGTCTTCATTGATTTCCACGCCCAGCCCCGGACCGGTCAGCGCATGCACATAGCCATCCTTGATGGTCAGCGGGCTTGGATCGACCATATAGTCGAGCACATCATTGCCCACATTATAATGGATGCCCATGGACTGTTCCTGAATGAAGGCATTGTAGGACACAAAGTCCAGATGCAGTGAGGCTGCCAGCGTGCAAGGCCCAAGCGGACAATGCGGTGCGATGGCCACGTCATAGGCTTCGGCCATAGCCGCAACCTTGAACACTTCGGTGATGCCGCCGCAATGGCTGAGATCCGGCTGGATGATATCCACCATGCGCTGCTCCAGCACATCGCGGAAGCCATAGCGCGAGAAGATACGTTCGCCCGAAGCGATCGGATAGCCAAGCCCGCCACCGATTTCCTTAAGGCAGGAGAGATGCTCGGTCAGCACCGGCTCTTCAACAAACATCGGGTGATATTGTTCCAGCTCGCGCAACAACGCCTTGGCCATGGGGCGATGCACCCGGCCATGGAAGTCGATGGCGATACCGACATCCGGCCCCACCGCTTGGCGCGCTTCGGCCACGCGGGCCACCGCATCGTCAATTTTGGCGTGGCTATCGACGAAGGCCATTTCCGGTGTGCCGTTCATCTTGAAGGCGGTAAAGCCACTGGCAACCACTTCCTTGGCCTGACGCCCCACATCGTTGGGCCGGTCACCACCAATCCAGCAATACATACGCATCTTGTCGCGTAGCTTGCCACCAAGCAATTCATGCACCGGCACACCCAGCGCCTTGCCCTTGATATCCCAAAGCGCCTGATCGATACCGGCAATGGCTGACATCAGGATCGGACCACCGCGATAGAAACCGGTTCTATACAGCATCTGCCAGATATCCTGGATATGGCGCGGATCGCGGCCCACCAGAATTTCAGCCATTTCTTCAACGGCCGCCTGAACCGTGCGGGCTCGTCCTTCGATGACCGGCTCACCCCAGCCGCTGATACCTTCATCAGTTTCGATTTTGACAAACATCCAGCGGGGGGGAACCAGCCATGTTGTGAGCTTTGTAATTTTCATTTTCAGCATCCGCTCTTTGGAATTTTCGGGATAGATCCGGCGGCCGGCTCTCAATCTTGTCGCCGTCGGATCCTGTCTTGTTAGGCCGTTAGTTCACCATCCACAATACGATGTCCGGGAAAGCGAGCATGATGGCCAGAACAGTCAACTGCATCAGGATGAATGGCCACAGGGAGGAGA contains the following coding sequences:
- the gndA gene encoding NADP-dependent phosphogluconate dehydrogenase, translating into MQTRTLADIAIIGLGVMGRNLALNFVDHGFSVAAYDAFPEVLEGAREALGASVGLHDSLEGLVASLNKPARILMMIKAGDPVDEMIVRLAPLLAAGDIVMDGGNSFYRDTERRAALLEDQNLVFVGLGVSGGETGARFGPALMAGGDSAALAHVDDLFSAIAAKAPDGGACYAAHGAGGAGHFVKTVHNGIEYAQMQLIAEAYLLLSGPAGRDHGQISSLFSSWNRGPAASYLLEISAAIAGTIDPETARPILEVIKDAAGHKGTGRWTTEAGLEYGVAIPTIAAAFLARALSGRERLALEKRLSPSAGINGEALAEEIGAALPAAMLACYIQGLELIAAASDANGWNADLAAVARGWRAGCIIRSVMLDPIAAMPQDTDMLASDYASGLLDGSETAMRAVAGMAAASGTPVPCFYSALSWLDGRRSACVGANLIQGQRDYFGAHTFERTDKSGHFHFDWNAQAE
- a CDS encoding 2-dehydro-3-deoxygalactonokinase; the protein is MTKKLIIVDWGTTSFRAWLLEAETGTILSEITEGKGMRALQRSEFAAYAKSQLDGWRADSEETIPVYLAGMVGAPQGWQQAPQPPLPMRGEELVRDIVPVADMADTYIIPGVRQSGQPQDADVIRGEEVQIFGAMASLGRQSGLVCLPGTHSKWCEMQEGVFTRFHTSMTGEVYEVMSKHSILGLMADPSADFDSDGFEKGLGQVEGEGGLLNHLFKARARVLYGDLEQSQTASFLSGMLIGAEIRAMRDIYECEGREILLVCADRLAKPYSHALSHLGLSSRHISSKDATLAGVRALAALHGVNSK
- a CDS encoding 2-dehydro-3-deoxy-6-phosphogalactonate aldolase, encoding MVSAFSEQFETAFAKMPLVAILRGVPAERAKTLLTILVEEGFTLIEVPLTSADATDAIREMVEAAPEGIMIGAGTVLSPEDVQAVYDAGARFIVTPNTDPDVIKKANELGMPSCIGCLTPTEALLATRSGATVLKFFPAARLGGQYIKDVKVVLPPQMRVLAVGGVGPAEFEEYVSAGAVGFGIGSDLWKVGRSDEEVRSSARALVGKWKGMQ
- the dgoD gene encoding galactonate dehydratase; this translates as MKITKLTTWLVPPRWMFVKIETDEGISGWGEPVIEGRARTVQAAVEEMAEILVGRDPRHIQDIWQMLYRTGFYRGGPILMSAIAGIDQALWDIKGKALGVPVHELLGGKLRDKMRMYCWIGGDRPNDVGRQAKEVVASGFTAFKMNGTPEMAFVDSHAKIDDAVARVAEARQAVGPDVGIAIDFHGRVHRPMAKALLRELEQYHPMFVEEPVLTEHLSCLKEIGGGLGYPIASGERIFSRYGFRDVLEQRMVDIIQPDLSHCGGITEVFKVAAMAEAYDVAIAPHCPLGPCTLAASLHLDFVSYNAFIQEQSMGIHYNVGNDVLDYMVDPSPLTIKDGYVHALTGPGLGVEINEDFVIERSKEGHNWHNPIWRHEDGSVAEW